A region of Bacteroidota bacterium DNA encodes the following proteins:
- a CDS encoding polyphosphate kinase 1 → HEDNARIYSDVFFFTIDKRIALEVQKIFDFFENIYKNYTYRHLLVSPLYMRKRLVKLIDNEIKNATAKRPAYIILKINNLVDSDMIKKLYQANNAGVKIKLIVRGICSLIPGIPGMSENIEAISIVDRFLEHSRIFVFCNNNKELYYISSADWMTRNLDHRIEVACPIYDKDMQKELRTIIDTQLRDNVKARIIDKEQNNEYKSDNSGKHVRSQIELYNYYKNLS, encoded by the coding sequence CATGAGGACAATGCCCGGATTTATTCGGATGTGTTCTTTTTCACCATAGATAAACGGATTGCCCTGGAAGTGCAGAAAATATTTGATTTCTTTGAAAACATTTACAAAAACTACACTTACCGCCACCTTCTGGTATCGCCCCTGTACATGAGAAAGCGTCTGGTCAAACTGATTGACAATGAAATAAAGAATGCAACAGCCAAACGTCCCGCATACATCATTCTGAAAATCAACAATCTGGTTGATAGTGATATGATTAAAAAACTTTATCAGGCCAATAATGCAGGCGTAAAAATCAAATTGATTGTCAGAGGGATTTGTTCGTTGATACCCGGGATTCCGGGGATGAGCGAGAATATTGAAGCCATCAGCATTGTGGATCGTTTCCTGGAACATTCCAGGATCTTTGTATTCTGCAACAACAATAAAGAGTTGTATTATATTTCTTCAGCCGATTGGATGACCCGTAACCTGGATCACCGGATTGAAGTTGCCTGCCCGATTTATGATAAGGATATGCAAAAGGAACTGCGTACAATTATTGATACTCAATTGAGGGATAATGTAAAAGCCAGGATTATCGACAAGGAACAGAATAATGAATATAAAAGTGATAATTCAGGGAAACATGTTCGTTCTCAAATTGAACTTTATAATTATTATAAAAATTTAAGCTAA
- the mtaB gene encoding tRNA (N(6)-L-threonylcarbamoyladenosine(37)-C(2))-methylthiotransferase MtaB — MSLIFEGKRVAFYTLGCKLNFSETSALTRKFEDLGFRKVEFSSLADVYVINTCTVTEHADKKCRNAIYRAVKTNPGSFVAVIGCYSQLKADEISKIPGVSLVLGSANKLDISHFVENFSRKGQATICQETANEEAECFSAYSSGDRTRSFLKIQDGCDFHCSYCTVCIARGKSRNMPISQVVKEANEIAAKGIKEIVLAGVNLGDFGKSTGETFFQLIQALDEVDGIERYRISSIEPNLLTPEIIRFVADSKKFLPHFHIPLQSGCDRILALMRRRYNTAFYRRKIEEIKAVMPDAGIGMDVIVGFPGETDEDFKVTYNFIKSLNISYLHVFPYSIRENTPAASYADQVPYKVKDERNKKLHELSEQKRHDFYLKNLGTGQKVLFEGQRTKGKIHGFTANYIKVEAPYDAKLAGKIFMVKLKEISSEGDVIFEQFVPEPQKL; from the coding sequence ATGTCATTGATCTTTGAGGGTAAACGGGTAGCTTTCTATACCTTAGGGTGTAAGTTGAATTTTTCAGAAACATCTGCGCTGACGCGTAAATTTGAAGACTTAGGATTCCGGAAAGTTGAATTTAGTTCTTTAGCTGATGTTTATGTGATCAATACCTGTACGGTGACCGAGCATGCTGATAAGAAATGCAGAAATGCCATATACCGGGCCGTAAAGACTAATCCCGGCTCTTTTGTTGCCGTTATTGGATGTTATTCTCAGCTTAAGGCAGATGAAATCAGCAAAATTCCCGGAGTGTCCCTGGTTTTGGGCTCTGCCAACAAACTGGATATTTCCCATTTTGTTGAAAATTTTTCCAGAAAAGGGCAGGCTACCATTTGTCAGGAAACTGCGAATGAGGAAGCGGAATGTTTTTCGGCTTATTCATCGGGTGATAGAACCCGTTCCTTTCTTAAAATCCAGGATGGTTGTGATTTCCATTGTTCCTATTGTACGGTTTGCATAGCCAGGGGAAAAAGCAGGAATATGCCCATCAGCCAGGTGGTGAAAGAAGCAAATGAAATAGCTGCAAAAGGAATAAAAGAAATTGTACTGGCCGGGGTCAATCTCGGCGATTTCGGTAAATCTACAGGGGAAACATTTTTTCAACTGATACAGGCGCTGGACGAGGTTGATGGCATTGAACGTTACCGCATATCTTCAATTGAACCTAATTTGTTGACCCCGGAAATTATCCGGTTCGTTGCTGATTCCAAAAAGTTTCTGCCCCATTTTCATATTCCCCTGCAGTCGGGTTGTGACCGGATACTTGCTTTGATGCGCCGCCGTTACAATACAGCCTTTTACCGCCGTAAGATAGAGGAAATAAAGGCAGTGATGCCTGATGCGGGAATTGGTATGGATGTCATTGTGGGTTTCCCGGGCGAAACCGATGAGGATTTTAAGGTTACCTATAATTTTATCAAAAGCCTGAATATTTCTTATTTACATGTTTTCCCGTATTCTATTAGGGAGAATACGCCGGCTGCATCTTATGCGGACCAGGTTCCTTACAAAGTTAAAGACGAAAGGAATAAGAAACTTCATGAACTGTCAGAACAGAAACGGCATGATTTCTACCTGAAGAATTTAGGAACCGGGCAAAAAGTTTTATTCGAAGGGCAAAGGACCAAAGGGAAGATACATGGTTTTACAGCCAATTACATTAAGGTTGAAGCACCTTATGATGCCAAACTTGCAGGCAAAATTTTTATGGTAAAACTAAAAGAAATATCCTCTGAAGGTGATGTCATCTTTGAACAGTTTGTTCCTGAGCCTCAGAAATTATAA
- a CDS encoding inositol monophosphatase family protein: MEYELICAKTKQLVWETGNFIRNEVSRLTSDKIQSKGKNDFVTYVDKTSEKKLVAGLQDILPEAGFITEEHTINKKGEVYNWVIDPLDGTTNFIHGVPPYAISVALMENDQVVIGVVYEVNMDECFYAWKGSKAFLNGEEIHTSAKEKVADSLIATGFPYYTFNRMKPYMETLEDLMKNSHGVRRMGSAATDLAYVACGRYDAFYEYGLHPWDVAAGVLIVQQAGGMLGDFKGGHDYIFGKEMIAANSLVFSEFRQIVGSYFSK, encoded by the coding sequence ATGGAATATGAATTAATTTGTGCCAAAACAAAACAACTTGTTTGGGAAACCGGAAATTTTATCCGGAACGAAGTAAGCAGACTGACCTCAGATAAGATCCAAAGCAAAGGTAAAAACGATTTTGTTACTTATGTAGATAAAACATCTGAGAAAAAACTGGTTGCAGGCCTGCAGGATATCCTGCCTGAAGCCGGTTTCATAACAGAAGAACATACCATCAACAAAAAGGGTGAGGTTTATAATTGGGTGATTGACCCCCTTGATGGTACCACCAATTTTATTCATGGCGTACCTCCTTATGCCATTAGTGTTGCCTTGATGGAGAACGATCAGGTGGTCATTGGTGTGGTATATGAAGTCAACATGGATGAATGTTTTTATGCCTGGAAAGGCAGCAAGGCTTTTTTAAATGGTGAGGAAATTCATACTTCTGCCAAGGAAAAGGTTGCGGATTCTCTTATTGCAACGGGATTTCCATATTACACTTTCAACAGAATGAAGCCCTATATGGAAACTCTTGAAGATTTGATGAAAAATTCTCATGGAGTGCGCCGTATGGGATCTGCAGCTACAGATTTGGCTTATGTAGCCTGCGGCCGTTACGATGCTTTCTATGAATATGGCCTTCATCCCTGGGATGTGGCTGCAGGAGTTTTGATTGTTCAACAGGCTGGTGGAATGCTGGGCGATTTTAAAGGGGGCCATGATTATATTTTCGGAAAAGAAATGATAGCGGCCAATTCGCTGGTATTTAGCGAATTTAGACAGATTGTGGGCTCTTATTTTTCAAAATAG
- a CDS encoding lysophospholipid acyltransferase family protein, with protein MRNLGSYILYAFNWLLALLPLRLLYIVSDGLYPLIYYVVRYRKKVVLDNLHHAFPEKDEKEIIRIAKNFYKHLCDVFVENVKILGMSRDEMMRRVTYPNIKLFNDLYEQGKSIVCIMGHYANWEMFIGFPLVDKHKTLAVYKPLNNETYNNLMIKSRSRFGTIPVPMHRTYREVAQALHEKKPFLLALLSDQRPMKNEIQYWTNFLNQEAPIYLGPEKIARKTNQVVCFAKMKKVKRGYYQVELVKLFDDPSSTQPYEITQKHVEVLEQMIREKPEYWLWSHKRWKYKRSDL; from the coding sequence ATGAGGAATTTGGGCTCCTATATTTTATATGCTTTTAACTGGCTGTTGGCTTTGCTTCCATTGCGTTTGCTTTATATTGTTTCGGATGGTTTGTACCCTTTAATTTATTATGTTGTCCGTTACCGGAAGAAAGTAGTTCTCGATAACCTTCACCATGCTTTTCCCGAGAAGGATGAGAAGGAAATAATCCGGATAGCTAAAAATTTTTACAAACATCTTTGCGATGTGTTTGTTGAAAATGTAAAAATTTTGGGCATGAGCCGGGATGAGATGATGCGAAGAGTAACTTATCCCAATATAAAGTTGTTTAACGATTTATACGAACAGGGGAAAAGCATTGTTTGTATCATGGGGCATTATGCCAACTGGGAGATGTTTATTGGTTTCCCCTTGGTTGACAAGCATAAAACGCTTGCGGTATATAAACCATTGAACAATGAGACTTACAATAATTTAATGATCAAATCAAGGAGCCGTTTTGGTACCATTCCGGTTCCCATGCACAGAACATACAGGGAGGTAGCCCAAGCCCTACACGAAAAGAAACCTTTTTTATTGGCTTTGTTATCGGACCAGCGTCCCATGAAAAACGAAATTCAATACTGGACCAATTTTTTGAACCAGGAGGCTCCGATATACCTCGGGCCTGAGAAGATTGCAAGAAAAACCAACCAGGTTGTATGTTTTGCCAAGATGAAGAAAGTAAAAAGGGGATATTATCAGGTTGAACTTGTAAAACTTTTTGATGATCCATCTTCGACACAACCTTATGAAATAACTCAAAAGCATGTTGAAGTGCTTGAGCAGATGATCCGGGAAAAGCCCGAATACTGGTTGTGGTCGCACAAGCGATGGAAATATAAACGAAGTGACTTATGA
- a CDS encoding glycosyltransferase family 2 protein: MIKIAVVILNWNGKHFLEKFLPSLIKYTDTSKAEIVVADSASTDESMNFIRLNYPGIRTLQLDKNYGFAGGYNKALAQIEAEYYVLLNSDIEVTSGWLDPLEEFMDADQSVAACMPKIKDYNHPLRFEYAGAAGGFLDILGYSFCRGRIYDTVEEDKGQYDYSSEVFWATGACLFIRARLFNQSGGLDERFFAHMEEIDLCWRLKKMGFKIMYIPQSTVYHVGGGTLPQTNPFKTYLNFRNNLFLLYKNLPTIRLVITLVARMALDGLSVIKFLLSRHYRDALAVLKAHLSFYAALSYLRKARRHTNSISVCGGNGQTYKNSIVFNYFILKRRTFNKIGFIRK; the protein is encoded by the coding sequence ATGATCAAGATAGCTGTTGTTATTCTTAACTGGAATGGAAAACATTTTCTCGAAAAGTTTCTGCCATCGTTAATTAAATATACAGATACTTCGAAAGCCGAAATTGTTGTTGCAGATAGTGCATCAACTGACGAATCCATGAATTTTATCCGGCTGAATTATCCCGGGATACGGACTCTTCAGCTTGATAAAAATTATGGTTTTGCAGGTGGATATAATAAAGCACTTGCCCAGATCGAGGCCGAATATTATGTACTTTTAAATTCTGATATTGAAGTCACTTCCGGCTGGCTTGATCCCCTTGAGGAATTTATGGATGCAGACCAGTCTGTAGCCGCCTGTATGCCCAAAATCAAAGATTATAACCATCCCCTGCGTTTTGAATATGCCGGGGCTGCCGGGGGATTTTTGGATATCTTAGGTTATAGTTTTTGCAGGGGCAGGATATATGATACGGTTGAGGAAGACAAAGGACAGTATGATTACAGTTCGGAGGTGTTTTGGGCAACAGGTGCCTGTCTGTTTATCAGGGCCCGGCTATTCAATCAGTCCGGAGGATTAGATGAACGTTTTTTTGCCCACATGGAAGAAATTGACTTGTGCTGGCGTCTTAAGAAAATGGGCTTTAAAATTATGTACATTCCTCAATCAACAGTTTATCATGTGGGAGGAGGGACCTTACCTCAAACGAATCCTTTTAAAACATACCTGAATTTTAGAAACAACCTTTTTCTGTTATATAAGAATCTTCCAACTATCCGGCTGGTCATTACTTTAGTGGCTCGCATGGCGTTGGATGGTTTGTCTGTTATAAAATTCCTTTTGAGCAGGCATTACAGGGATGCTTTAGCCGTTTTAAAAGCACATTTGTCCTTCTACGCTGCACTTTCTTATTTACGTAAGGCCAGAAGGCATACAAATTCTATTTCAGTTTGTGGTGGAAATGGCCAGACTTATAAAAACAGTATCGTCTTCAATTATTTTATCCTAAAACGTAGAACATTTAATAAAATAGGTTTCATAAGAAAATAA
- a CDS encoding AMP-binding protein — MQEIQKYTLQALLKSSAECFGDKTALSFIDIQGYTYRDLYVKARELSFFLHCSGIEKGDKVAVFSENNPNWGLAYFSIAWMGAVNVPILPDFTEIEVKNILEHSETKAIFVSKKLMARCNLETFQDKFLIIVLDDFSLPFDTEHQTIERFLRERLEEALHFEPLQVEDDDLAAIIYTSGTTGKSKGVMLSNKNLIFDVIQSLTLVNINSEDRFLSILPLSHTYECSLGLILPVMQGSTVYYLDKPPSASYLLPAIQKVKPTAMLTVPLIMEKIYKSQILPKFTGNKVTKMIYSVPLLRKLLNRLVGMKLYKIFGGCIRFYGIGGAPLSPEVERFLHEARFPYAIGYGLTETSPMIAGCSPAETKLYSTGYVMKDVEVKIDNPNPETGEGEILVRGHNVMKGYFKDKLLTLNAFTHDGWFRTGDLGVFDKDRYLFIKGRLKNMILGPSGENIYPEEIEAIINKIEGVVESVVYEKKGRLIAKVHVNYDELEESYNNLKQSAINWQNQMQSKISDMMVEIQEKVNKQVSKFSRLSLVVEQVEPFEKTPTQKIKRYLYID; from the coding sequence ATGCAGGAAATTCAAAAATATACACTTCAAGCTTTACTTAAAAGCAGTGCTGAGTGTTTTGGCGATAAAACTGCTTTATCGTTTATTGATATTCAGGGCTATACATATCGGGATCTGTATGTCAAAGCAAGAGAATTGTCATTTTTCCTTCATTGCAGCGGTATTGAAAAAGGGGATAAGGTTGCTGTTTTCAGCGAGAACAATCCGAATTGGGGATTGGCCTATTTCTCCATCGCCTGGATGGGGGCTGTAAATGTACCTATATTGCCTGATTTCACGGAGATAGAAGTAAAGAATATTCTTGAACATTCCGAAACTAAAGCAATATTTGTTTCTAAAAAGTTGATGGCCCGTTGTAACCTGGAAACCTTTCAGGACAAGTTTTTGATCATAGTGCTTGATGATTTTAGTCTGCCCTTTGATACGGAGCATCAGACCATAGAAAGATTTCTGCGGGAACGTTTAGAGGAAGCCTTGCATTTTGAACCGCTGCAGGTTGAAGATGATGACCTGGCAGCTATTATTTACACTTCGGGGACTACCGGGAAATCCAAAGGGGTAATGCTTTCAAATAAGAATCTGATTTTTGATGTTATCCAATCACTTACCCTGGTCAATATAAATTCTGAGGATCGTTTTCTCTCTATTTTACCCTTGTCACATACTTACGAATGTTCTTTGGGCTTGATACTGCCTGTGATGCAGGGATCTACAGTTTATTATCTCGATAAGCCGCCTTCGGCCAGTTATCTGTTGCCTGCCATACAAAAGGTAAAGCCTACTGCAATGTTGACGGTTCCCTTGATTATGGAAAAGATTTATAAGTCGCAGATATTGCCTAAATTTACTGGTAACAAAGTGACCAAGATGATTTATTCTGTTCCTTTGTTACGGAAATTACTCAACCGCCTGGTAGGAATGAAATTGTACAAAATATTTGGCGGTTGCATCCGGTTTTATGGCATTGGCGGTGCCCCCTTATCTCCGGAGGTGGAACGTTTTCTGCATGAAGCCCGTTTCCCTTATGCCATTGGCTATGGCCTGACGGAGACTTCGCCCATGATTGCTGGATGTTCGCCGGCTGAAACCAAGCTCTATTCCACCGGGTATGTAATGAAAGATGTTGAAGTAAAAATCGACAATCCCAATCCTGAAACTGGCGAAGGGGAGATTCTTGTCCGCGGACATAATGTGATGAAAGGATATTTTAAGGATAAGTTGCTTACGTTAAATGCATTTACCCATGATGGTTGGTTCAGAACCGGCGATTTGGGCGTATTTGATAAAGACAGATATCTTTTTATCAAGGGAAGGCTTAAGAATATGATCCTGGGCCCCAGCGGCGAAAATATTTATCCTGAAGAAATTGAAGCCATCATCAATAAAATTGAAGGGGTAGTAGAATCTGTGGTTTATGAAAAGAAGGGAAGGCTTATCGCTAAGGTGCACGTCAATTATGATGAACTGGAAGAGAGCTATAATAATCTGAAACAGTCGGCTATCAATTGGCAGAACCAGATGCAGTCAAAAATCAGCGACATGATGGTTGAAATCCAGGAAAAAGTAAACAAGCAGGTTAGCAAATTTTCGCGGTTGAGCCTGGTTGTTGAACAGGTTGAACCTTTTGAGAAAACACCAACCCAGAAAATCAAACGATATTTATACATCGACTGA
- the murF gene encoding UDP-N-acetylmuramoyl-tripeptide--D-alanyl-D-alanine ligase, with product MNGKELYDIYTRFPQISTDSRNVVKNSIFFALKGANFDGNKYAAKALESGCAYAVVDEPGYALDSHYILVDDVLKSLQELAQYHRRQLNIPIIGITGTNGKTTTKELITAVLGRKFKVVSTKGNFNNHIGVPLTLLSIDKDTEIAIVEMGANHPGEIADLCQISQPNYGLITNIGKAHLEGFGSLEGVIQTKKALYDYIQKNKGTIFVNADNPILRNIIPAHCNSIMYGVSVEAITRGEFVGSNPFLELIVYYQSFQPTKETNSKIHTQLVGSYNFDNAMAAACIGIYFGVQRDEIKKALEEYQPDNSRSQLVKTEHNQLLLDLYNANPSSMEAALKNFALMAAENKTVILGDMLELGPTTEEEHKKILSLTEQAGIKQAFFVGTLFCKVLAGGKYPAFESVEEFNEYLKLHPIQSSLILIKGSHGIHLEKTAQYL from the coding sequence ATGAATGGTAAAGAATTATATGATATTTATACCCGCTTCCCTCAAATTTCGACTGACTCAAGAAATGTTGTAAAAAATTCCATCTTTTTTGCCCTTAAGGGTGCAAATTTCGATGGAAACAAATATGCCGCCAAGGCCCTGGAATCCGGTTGCGCTTATGCGGTGGTGGATGAACCCGGATATGCTCTGGATTCGCACTACATTCTTGTTGACGATGTCTTAAAATCATTGCAGGAATTAGCCCAATATCACCGCCGGCAACTTAATATCCCCATTATAGGGATAACGGGTACTAATGGAAAAACAACCACAAAAGAATTAATTACTGCTGTCCTGGGAAGGAAGTTCAAAGTTGTTTCTACAAAAGGTAATTTCAACAACCATATTGGGGTTCCTTTAACACTTCTTTCTATTGATAAAGATACGGAAATTGCCATAGTTGAAATGGGTGCAAACCATCCCGGAGAAATTGCCGATTTATGCCAAATATCCCAGCCCAATTATGGCTTGATCACGAATATCGGCAAAGCACATCTTGAAGGGTTCGGTTCACTCGAAGGGGTAATCCAGACCAAAAAGGCCCTCTACGACTATATTCAAAAAAACAAAGGAACCATTTTTGTTAATGCCGATAATCCTATTTTACGTAATATCATTCCGGCCCACTGCAATTCAATTATGTACGGGGTTTCGGTTGAGGCAATTACCCGTGGAGAGTTTGTCGGTTCAAATCCTTTTCTCGAATTAATCGTATATTACCAGTCCTTTCAACCTACCAAAGAGACCAACAGCAAGATACATACACAACTTGTTGGCAGCTATAATTTTGACAATGCCATGGCTGCTGCATGTATCGGGATCTACTTTGGGGTGCAAAGGGATGAAATAAAAAAAGCATTGGAAGAATATCAGCCCGATAACAGCCGTTCGCAATTGGTTAAAACAGAACATAATCAACTTCTGCTGGATTTGTATAATGCCAATCCCTCAAGCATGGAAGCTGCCCTGAAAAATTTCGCCCTGATGGCCGCTGAAAATAAAACAGTAATATTGGGCGATATGCTTGAACTAGGCCCTACCACGGAAGAAGAACATAAAAAGATTCTCTCTCTTACAGAACAGGCAGGAATAAAACAGGCATTTTTTGTAGGAACTTTGTTTTGCAAGGTACTGGCCGGCGGAAAATACCCGGCATTTGAGAGTGTCGAAGAATTCAATGAATACCTCAAACTTCATCCCATCCAATCCTCCTTAATATTGATAAAAGGATCACACGGGATACATCTTGAAAAAACGGCTCAATACTTATAA